The following proteins come from a genomic window of Macadamia integrifolia cultivar HAES 741 chromosome 14, SCU_Mint_v3, whole genome shotgun sequence:
- the LOC122061313 gene encoding rho GDP-dissociation inhibitor 1-like → MSLAVGAVSSSKKMGFDENKDGEGKRRVTDASLPPPSPTPTEAALRGVGGGGGEGEKYNRQMSETSLYATEEEEDEEDGKLELGPQCSLKEQLEKDKDDESLRRWKEQLLGSVDLDSVGETLEPDVKILSLSILSPDRPELILPIPEGGNPKGLWFTLKEGSRYSLKFSFKVSNNIVSGLKYTNTVWKTAVKVDSAKEMLGTFSPQAEPYTHEMPEETTPSGIFARGQYSAKTKFVDDDNKSYLTINYTFDIRKEWPST, encoded by the exons ATGTCTTTGGCTGTTGGAGCTGTTTCTAGTTCCAAGAAGATGGGTTTTGATGAAAACAAAGATGGTGAGGGGAAGAGACGTGTAACAGATGCTTCTCTACCACCTCCATCTCCAACGCCGACTGAAGCGGCTCTGAGAGgagtaggaggaggaggaggagaaggagagaagtacAATAGACAGATGAGTGAGACCTCTCTGTATGCTactgaggaagaagaggatgaggaAGATGGAAAACTCGAGTTGGGTCCACAATGTTCATTGAAGGAGCAGCTTGAGAAGGATAAG GACGATGAGAGTCTGCGGAGGTGGAAGGAACAGCTTCTCGGGAGTGTCGATTTGGATTCTGTTGGAG AAACTTTGGAACCAGATGTTAAGATCCTGAGCCTTTCTATCCTCTCCCCTGATAGACCCGAACTTATTCTTCCCATCCCTGAGGGTGGAAACCCCAAAGGCTTATGGTTTACTTTGAAAGAAGGTAGCCGTTACAGCCTAAAATTCTCCTTCAAGGTCAGCAACAACATTGTCTCTGGGCTCAAATACACCAATACGGTGTGGAAAACTGCTGTCAAGG TGGATAGCGCAAAAGAGATGCTAGGAACCTTCAGTCCTCAGGCAGAGCCTTACACACATGAGATGCCAGAAGAGACCACCCCTTCTGGCATTTTTGCTAGAGGACAATATTCAGCGAAAACAAAG tttgttGATGATGACAACAAGTCCTACTTGACGATCAACTACACCTTCGACATCAGGAAAGAATGGCCTTCCACTTAG
- the LOC122060665 gene encoding RING finger protein 44-like — translation MNDGSQTSFRLSSNILPEQVFIIEFPYLLIPEVSQIKIHTMLTQMKISPDSIEIIKRQISHYAFEAASFCREGIDDVCEAFDIFIVLNVPLLEYDTSLDDDYVEWFESMDIEGEEEGSIRLVPASPSSIQALEIKKFDAIEEDPSSSSKETCMICMDEYVRGVDVARLPYSHLFHGECIVKWLAYKNSCPLCRYELPSEA, via the coding sequence ATGAATGATGGCTCTCAAACCAGTTTTAGGCTGAGTTCTAATATATTGCCAGAGCAAGTATTCATTATTGAGTTCCCTTACCTGCTTATACCTGAAGTCAGCCAGATCAAAATCCATACCATGCTTACCCAGATGAAAATCTCTCCAGATTCCATTGAGATAATAAAACGACAGATATCCCATTATGCTTTTGAAGCAGCCTCGTTCTGTAGAGAGGGGATAGACGACGTTTGTGAAGCCTTTGAtatcttcatagttcttaatGTTCCTCTCCTAGAATATGACACAAGTCTTGATGATGATTACGTTGAATGGTTCGAGTCCATGGATatcgaaggagaagaagaaggttcaaTCAGGTTGGTTCCGGCTTCACCATCTTCAATTCAGGCTTTAGAGATTAAGAAATTTGATGCTATAGAAGaagacccttcttcttcttcaaaagagACTTGTATGATTTGCATGGATGAGTACGTGAGAGGAGTCGATGTTGCACGGTTGCCTTACTCGCATCTCTTTCATGGTGAATGCATTGTTAAGTGGTTGGCATACAAGAATTCGTGCCCCTTGTGCCGTTATGAATTGCCTTCAGAAGCTTAA